From Equus przewalskii isolate Varuska chromosome 7, EquPr2, whole genome shotgun sequence, one genomic window encodes:
- the TOP3B gene encoding DNA topoisomerase 3-beta-1 isoform X1: MKTVLMVAEKPSLAQSIAKILSRGSMSSHKGLNGTCSVHEYTGTFAGQAVRFKMTSVCGHVMTLDFLGKYNKWDKVDPAELFSQAPTEKKEANPKLNMVKFLQVEGRGCDYIVLWLDCDKEGENICFEVLDAVLPVMNQAHGGEKTVFRARFSSITDTDICNAMARLGEPDHNEALSVDARQELDLRIGCAFTRFQTKYFQGKYGNLDSSLISFGPCQTPTLGFCVERHDKIQSFKPETYWVLQAKVNTDKDRSLLLDWDRVRVFDREIAQMFLNMTKLEKEAQVEATSRKEKAKQRPLALNTVEMLRVASSSLGMGPQHAMQTAERLYTQGYISYPRTETTHYPENFDLKGPLRQQANHPAWADTVKRLLAEGINRPRKGHDAGDHPPITPMRSATEAELGSEAWRLYEYITRHFIATVSYDCKYLQSSISFRIGPEHFCCTGKTVISPGFTEIMPWQSVPLEESLPTCQRGDTFAVSEVKMLEKQTSPPDYLTEAELITLMEKHGIGTDASIPVHINNICQRNYVVVESGRRLKPTNLGIVLVHGYYKIDAELVLPTIRSAVEKQLNLIAQGKADYRQVLGHTLDVFKRKFHYFVDSIAETPPPSRPGTYTTDPRLHVVAFPPARPVTPSTYQRGGLPGPGGYDSRLHCSLSGMDELMEVSFSPLAATGKPLSRCGKCHRFMKYIQAKPSRLHCSHCDETYTLPQNGTIKLYKELRCPLDDFELVLWSSGSRGKSYPLCPYCSNHPPFRDMKKGMGCNECTHPTCQHSLSMLGIGQCVECESGVLVLDPTSGPKWKVACNKCNVVAHCFENAHRVRVSADTCSACEAALLDVDFNKAKSPLPGDETQHTGCVFCDPIFQELVELKHAASCHPMHRGGPGRRQGRGRARGRRPTGKPSARRPKDKMSALAAYFV, encoded by the exons ATGAAGACCGTGCTCATGGTTGCAGAAAAGCCGTCCTTGGCCCAGTCCATTGCCAAAATCCTCTCTCGAG GGAGCATGTCCTCACACAAAGGGCTGAACGGAACATGCTCAGTGCACGAGTACACCGGGACCTTCGCTGGCCAGGCAGTCCGCTTCAAGATGACGTCCGTCTGTGGTCATGTGATGACCCTGGATTTCCTGG GAAAGTACAACAAGTGGGACAAGGTGGACCCGGCAGAGCTGTTCAGCCAAGCCCCaacagagaagaaggaagctAACCCCAAGCTGAACATGGTGAAGTTCCTGCAG gtggagggcagaggctgcGACTACATCGTGCTGTGGCTGGACTGCGACAAGGAAGGGGAGAACATCTGCTTCGAG GTCCTGGATGCCGTGCTGCCTGTTATGAATCAGGCCCACGGGGGCGAGAAGACAGTGTTCCGGGCCAGATTCAGCTCCATCACGGACACGGACATCTGCAACGCCATGGCCCGCCTGGGTGAGCCCGACCACAATGAGGCCCTCTCAGTGGACGCCCGACAGGAGCTGGACCTGCGCATTGGCTGCGCCTTCACCAG GTTTCAGACTAAATATTTCCAGGGGAAATATGGCAACCTAGATAGCTCCCTCATCTCGTTTGGGCCATGTCAAACCCCGACCCTGGGATTCTGCGTGGAGAGACATGACAAGATCCAGTCCTTCAAACCAGAGACCTACTGGGTGCTGCAGGCCAAG GTTAACACCGATAAAGACAGATCTCTCCTTTTGGACTGGGACCGCGTGCGAGTGTTCGACCGGGAGATTGCACAGATGTTTTTAAACATGACAAAGCTGGAGAAGGAAGCCCAG GTGGAGGCCacaagcaggaaagaaaaggccAAGCAGAGGCCCCTGGCCCTGAACACCGTGGAGATGCTGCGTGTGGCCAGCTCTTCTCTGG GCATGGGGCCGCAGCATGCCATGCAGACCGCCGAGCGGCTCTACACTCAAGGCTACATCAGCTACCCACGGACTGAGACCACCCACTACCCCGAGAACTTTGACCTGAAGGGCCCTTTGCGGCAGCAGGCCAACCACCCAGCCTGGGCCGACACG GTGAAGCGGTTGTTAGCAGAAGGTATCAACCGCCCACGGAAAGGCCATGATGCTGGTGACCATCCCCCCATCACCCCCATGAGGTCTGCCACAGAGGCCGAATTAG GGAGTGAGGCGTGGCGGCTCTACGAGTACATCACCAGACACTTCATCGCCACAGTTAGCTATGACTGCAAGTACCTCCAGAGCAGCATCTCCTTCAGGATCGGGCCTGAGCACTTCTGCTGCACAGGGAAGACCGTCATCTCACCAG GCTTCACGGAGATCATGCCCTGGCAGAGCGTGCCCCTGGAGGAGAGCCTTCCCACCTGCCAGAGGGGCGACACCTTCGCTGTGAGCGAGGTGAAGATGCTGGAGAAGCAGACAAGCCCACCTGACTACCTGACGGAGGCCGAGCTCATCACACTCATGGAGAAGCATGGCATTG GGACAGATGCCAGCATCCCTGTGCACATCAACAACATCTGCCAGCGCAATTACGTCGTCGTGGAGAGCGGGCGCCGGCTCAAGCCCACCAACCTGGGTATCGTCCTGGTGCACGGCTACTACAAGATCG ACGCAGAGCTGGTGCTCCCCACCATCCGGAGCGCAGTGGAGAAGCAGTTGAACCTGATCGCCCAGGGCAAGGCCGACTACCGCCAGGTCCTGGGCCACACCCTGGACGTCTTCAAGAGGAAGTTCCACTACTTCGTGGACTCCATCGCCG AAACCCCACCACCCTCGAGGCCGGGGACGTACACTACAGATCCTCGACTGCATGTGGTGGCCTTCCCTCCAGCTCGCCCAGTTACACCATCCACTTACCAGAGAGGCGGGCTGCCGGGGCCGGGAGGATATGACTCTCGCCTGCACTGCTCGCTTTCAGGCATGGATGAGTTGATGGAGGTGTCTTTTTCACCCCTGGCGGCCACAGGCAAGCCGCTCTCCCGCTGCGGGAAGTGCCACCGGTTCATGAAGTACATCCAG GCCAAGCCAAGCCGCCTGCATTGCTCCCACTGCGACGAGACCTACACCCTCCCCCAGAACGGCACCATCAAACTCTATAAGGAGCTCCGGTGCCCGCTGGACGACTTTGAGCTGGTCCTATGGTCATCGGGCTCCCGGGGCAAGAGCTACCCTCTGTGTCCCTATTGCTCCAACCACCCGCCCTTCCGAGACATGAAGAAAG GCATGGGCTGCAACGAGTGCACGCACCCCACCTGCCAGCACTCGCTGAGCATGCTGGGCATTGGCCAGTGCGTGGAGTGTGAGAGTGGGGTGTTGGTGCTGGACCCCACCTCAGGCCCCAAGTGGAAGGTGGCCTGCAACAAGTGCAACGTGGTAGCACACTGCTTCGAGAACGCCCACCGCGTGCGGGTGTCCGCCGACACCTGCAGCGCCTGCGAGGCTGCCCTGCTCGACGTGGACTTCAACAAGGCCAAGTCCCCACTCCCAGGTGATGAGACGCAGCACACGGGCTGTGTTTTCTGCGACCCCATCTTCCAGGAGCTGGTGGAGCTGAAGCATGCAGCCTCCTGTCACCCCATGCACCGCGGtgggccagggaggaggcagggccgaGGGCGGGCCCGGGGCCGGAGACCCACAGGGAAGCCCAGTGCCAGGCGGCCAAAGGACAAGATGTCAGCCCTGGCCGCCTACTTCGTATGA
- the TOP3B gene encoding DNA topoisomerase 3-beta-1 isoform X4, with product MNQAHGGEKTVFRARFSSITDTDICNAMARLGEPDHNEALSVDARQELDLRIGCAFTRFQTKYFQGKYGNLDSSLISFGPCQTPTLGFCVERHDKIQSFKPETYWVLQAKVNTDKDRSLLLDWDRVRVFDREIAQMFLNMTKLEKEAQVEATSRKEKAKQRPLALNTVEMLRVASSSLGMGPQHAMQTAERLYTQGYISYPRTETTHYPENFDLKGPLRQQANHPAWADTVKRLLAEGINRPRKGHDAGDHPPITPMRSATEAELGSEAWRLYEYITRHFIATVSYDCKYLQSSISFRIGPEHFCCTGKTVISPGFTEIMPWQSVPLEESLPTCQRGDTFAVSEVKMLEKQTSPPDYLTEAELITLMEKHGIGTDASIPVHINNICQRNYVVVESGRRLKPTNLGIVLVHGYYKIDAELVLPTIRSAVEKQLNLIAQGKADYRQVLGHTLDVFKRKFHYFVDSIAGMDELMEVSFSPLAATGKPLSRCGKCHRFMKYIQAKPSRLHCSHCDETYTLPQNGTIKLYKELRCPLDDFELVLWSSGSRGKSYPLCPYCSNHPPFRDMKKGMGCNECTHPTCQHSLSMLGIGQCVECESGVLVLDPTSGPKWKVACNKCNVVAHCFENAHRVRVSADTCSACEAALLDVDFNKAKSPLPGDETQHTGCVFCDPIFQELVELKHAASCHPMHRGGPGRRQGRGRARGRRPTGKPSARRPKDKMSALAAYFV from the exons ATGAATCAGGCCCACGGGGGCGAGAAGACAGTGTTCCGGGCCAGATTCAGCTCCATCACGGACACGGACATCTGCAACGCCATGGCCCGCCTGGGTGAGCCCGACCACAATGAGGCCCTCTCAGTGGACGCCCGACAGGAGCTGGACCTGCGCATTGGCTGCGCCTTCACCAG GTTTCAGACTAAATATTTCCAGGGGAAATATGGCAACCTAGATAGCTCCCTCATCTCGTTTGGGCCATGTCAAACCCCGACCCTGGGATTCTGCGTGGAGAGACATGACAAGATCCAGTCCTTCAAACCAGAGACCTACTGGGTGCTGCAGGCCAAG GTTAACACCGATAAAGACAGATCTCTCCTTTTGGACTGGGACCGCGTGCGAGTGTTCGACCGGGAGATTGCACAGATGTTTTTAAACATGACAAAGCTGGAGAAGGAAGCCCAG GTGGAGGCCacaagcaggaaagaaaaggccAAGCAGAGGCCCCTGGCCCTGAACACCGTGGAGATGCTGCGTGTGGCCAGCTCTTCTCTGG GCATGGGGCCGCAGCATGCCATGCAGACCGCCGAGCGGCTCTACACTCAAGGCTACATCAGCTACCCACGGACTGAGACCACCCACTACCCCGAGAACTTTGACCTGAAGGGCCCTTTGCGGCAGCAGGCCAACCACCCAGCCTGGGCCGACACG GTGAAGCGGTTGTTAGCAGAAGGTATCAACCGCCCACGGAAAGGCCATGATGCTGGTGACCATCCCCCCATCACCCCCATGAGGTCTGCCACAGAGGCCGAATTAG GGAGTGAGGCGTGGCGGCTCTACGAGTACATCACCAGACACTTCATCGCCACAGTTAGCTATGACTGCAAGTACCTCCAGAGCAGCATCTCCTTCAGGATCGGGCCTGAGCACTTCTGCTGCACAGGGAAGACCGTCATCTCACCAG GCTTCACGGAGATCATGCCCTGGCAGAGCGTGCCCCTGGAGGAGAGCCTTCCCACCTGCCAGAGGGGCGACACCTTCGCTGTGAGCGAGGTGAAGATGCTGGAGAAGCAGACAAGCCCACCTGACTACCTGACGGAGGCCGAGCTCATCACACTCATGGAGAAGCATGGCATTG GGACAGATGCCAGCATCCCTGTGCACATCAACAACATCTGCCAGCGCAATTACGTCGTCGTGGAGAGCGGGCGCCGGCTCAAGCCCACCAACCTGGGTATCGTCCTGGTGCACGGCTACTACAAGATCG ACGCAGAGCTGGTGCTCCCCACCATCCGGAGCGCAGTGGAGAAGCAGTTGAACCTGATCGCCCAGGGCAAGGCCGACTACCGCCAGGTCCTGGGCCACACCCTGGACGTCTTCAAGAGGAAGTTCCACTACTTCGTGGACTCCATCGCCG GCATGGATGAGTTGATGGAGGTGTCTTTTTCACCCCTGGCGGCCACAGGCAAGCCGCTCTCCCGCTGCGGGAAGTGCCACCGGTTCATGAAGTACATCCAG GCCAAGCCAAGCCGCCTGCATTGCTCCCACTGCGACGAGACCTACACCCTCCCCCAGAACGGCACCATCAAACTCTATAAGGAGCTCCGGTGCCCGCTGGACGACTTTGAGCTGGTCCTATGGTCATCGGGCTCCCGGGGCAAGAGCTACCCTCTGTGTCCCTATTGCTCCAACCACCCGCCCTTCCGAGACATGAAGAAAG GCATGGGCTGCAACGAGTGCACGCACCCCACCTGCCAGCACTCGCTGAGCATGCTGGGCATTGGCCAGTGCGTGGAGTGTGAGAGTGGGGTGTTGGTGCTGGACCCCACCTCAGGCCCCAAGTGGAAGGTGGCCTGCAACAAGTGCAACGTGGTAGCACACTGCTTCGAGAACGCCCACCGCGTGCGGGTGTCCGCCGACACCTGCAGCGCCTGCGAGGCTGCCCTGCTCGACGTGGACTTCAACAAGGCCAAGTCCCCACTCCCAGGTGATGAGACGCAGCACACGGGCTGTGTTTTCTGCGACCCCATCTTCCAGGAGCTGGTGGAGCTGAAGCATGCAGCCTCCTGTCACCCCATGCACCGCGGtgggccagggaggaggcagggccgaGGGCGGGCCCGGGGCCGGAGACCCACAGGGAAGCCCAGTGCCAGGCGGCCAAAGGACAAGATGTCAGCCCTGGCCGCCTACTTCGTATGA
- the TOP3B gene encoding DNA topoisomerase 3-beta-1 isoform X3, protein MNQAHGGEKTVFRARFSSITDTDICNAMARLGEPDHNEALSVDARQELDLRIGCAFTRFQTKYFQGKYGNLDSSLISFGPCQTPTLGFCVERHDKIQSFKPETYWVLQAKVNTDKDRSLLLDWDRVRVFDREIAQMFLNMTKLEKEAQVEATSRKEKAKQRPLALNTVEMLRVASSSLGMGPQHAMQTAERLYTQGYISYPRTETTHYPENFDLKGPLRQQANHPAWADTVKRLLAEGINRPRKGHDAGDHPPITPMRSATEAELGSEAWRLYEYITRHFIATVSYDCKYLQSSISFRIGPEHFCCTGKTVISPGFTEIMPWQSVPLEESLPTCQRGDTFAVSEVKMLEKQTSPPDYLTEAELITLMEKHGIGTDASIPVHINNICQRNYVVVESGRRLKPTNLGIVLVHGYYKIDAELVLPTIRSAVEKQLNLIAQGKADYRQVLGHTLDVFKRKFHYFVDSIAETPPPSRPGTYTTDPRLHVVAFPPARPVTPSTYQRGGLPGPGGYDSRLHCSLSGMDELMEVSFSPLAATGKPLSRCGKCHRFMKYIQAKPSRLHCSHCDETYTLPQNGTIKLYKELRCPLDDFELVLWSSGSRGKSYPLCPYCSNHPPFRDMKKGMGCNECTHPTCQHSLSMLGIGQCVECESGVLVLDPTSGPKWKVACNKCNVVAHCFENAHRVRVSADTCSACEAALLDVDFNKAKSPLPGDETQHTGCVFCDPIFQELVELKHAASCHPMHRGGPGRRQGRGRARGRRPTGKPSARRPKDKMSALAAYFV, encoded by the exons ATGAATCAGGCCCACGGGGGCGAGAAGACAGTGTTCCGGGCCAGATTCAGCTCCATCACGGACACGGACATCTGCAACGCCATGGCCCGCCTGGGTGAGCCCGACCACAATGAGGCCCTCTCAGTGGACGCCCGACAGGAGCTGGACCTGCGCATTGGCTGCGCCTTCACCAG GTTTCAGACTAAATATTTCCAGGGGAAATATGGCAACCTAGATAGCTCCCTCATCTCGTTTGGGCCATGTCAAACCCCGACCCTGGGATTCTGCGTGGAGAGACATGACAAGATCCAGTCCTTCAAACCAGAGACCTACTGGGTGCTGCAGGCCAAG GTTAACACCGATAAAGACAGATCTCTCCTTTTGGACTGGGACCGCGTGCGAGTGTTCGACCGGGAGATTGCACAGATGTTTTTAAACATGACAAAGCTGGAGAAGGAAGCCCAG GTGGAGGCCacaagcaggaaagaaaaggccAAGCAGAGGCCCCTGGCCCTGAACACCGTGGAGATGCTGCGTGTGGCCAGCTCTTCTCTGG GCATGGGGCCGCAGCATGCCATGCAGACCGCCGAGCGGCTCTACACTCAAGGCTACATCAGCTACCCACGGACTGAGACCACCCACTACCCCGAGAACTTTGACCTGAAGGGCCCTTTGCGGCAGCAGGCCAACCACCCAGCCTGGGCCGACACG GTGAAGCGGTTGTTAGCAGAAGGTATCAACCGCCCACGGAAAGGCCATGATGCTGGTGACCATCCCCCCATCACCCCCATGAGGTCTGCCACAGAGGCCGAATTAG GGAGTGAGGCGTGGCGGCTCTACGAGTACATCACCAGACACTTCATCGCCACAGTTAGCTATGACTGCAAGTACCTCCAGAGCAGCATCTCCTTCAGGATCGGGCCTGAGCACTTCTGCTGCACAGGGAAGACCGTCATCTCACCAG GCTTCACGGAGATCATGCCCTGGCAGAGCGTGCCCCTGGAGGAGAGCCTTCCCACCTGCCAGAGGGGCGACACCTTCGCTGTGAGCGAGGTGAAGATGCTGGAGAAGCAGACAAGCCCACCTGACTACCTGACGGAGGCCGAGCTCATCACACTCATGGAGAAGCATGGCATTG GGACAGATGCCAGCATCCCTGTGCACATCAACAACATCTGCCAGCGCAATTACGTCGTCGTGGAGAGCGGGCGCCGGCTCAAGCCCACCAACCTGGGTATCGTCCTGGTGCACGGCTACTACAAGATCG ACGCAGAGCTGGTGCTCCCCACCATCCGGAGCGCAGTGGAGAAGCAGTTGAACCTGATCGCCCAGGGCAAGGCCGACTACCGCCAGGTCCTGGGCCACACCCTGGACGTCTTCAAGAGGAAGTTCCACTACTTCGTGGACTCCATCGCCG AAACCCCACCACCCTCGAGGCCGGGGACGTACACTACAGATCCTCGACTGCATGTGGTGGCCTTCCCTCCAGCTCGCCCAGTTACACCATCCACTTACCAGAGAGGCGGGCTGCCGGGGCCGGGAGGATATGACTCTCGCCTGCACTGCTCGCTTTCAGGCATGGATGAGTTGATGGAGGTGTCTTTTTCACCCCTGGCGGCCACAGGCAAGCCGCTCTCCCGCTGCGGGAAGTGCCACCGGTTCATGAAGTACATCCAG GCCAAGCCAAGCCGCCTGCATTGCTCCCACTGCGACGAGACCTACACCCTCCCCCAGAACGGCACCATCAAACTCTATAAGGAGCTCCGGTGCCCGCTGGACGACTTTGAGCTGGTCCTATGGTCATCGGGCTCCCGGGGCAAGAGCTACCCTCTGTGTCCCTATTGCTCCAACCACCCGCCCTTCCGAGACATGAAGAAAG GCATGGGCTGCAACGAGTGCACGCACCCCACCTGCCAGCACTCGCTGAGCATGCTGGGCATTGGCCAGTGCGTGGAGTGTGAGAGTGGGGTGTTGGTGCTGGACCCCACCTCAGGCCCCAAGTGGAAGGTGGCCTGCAACAAGTGCAACGTGGTAGCACACTGCTTCGAGAACGCCCACCGCGTGCGGGTGTCCGCCGACACCTGCAGCGCCTGCGAGGCTGCCCTGCTCGACGTGGACTTCAACAAGGCCAAGTCCCCACTCCCAGGTGATGAGACGCAGCACACGGGCTGTGTTTTCTGCGACCCCATCTTCCAGGAGCTGGTGGAGCTGAAGCATGCAGCCTCCTGTCACCCCATGCACCGCGGtgggccagggaggaggcagggccgaGGGCGGGCCCGGGGCCGGAGACCCACAGGGAAGCCCAGTGCCAGGCGGCCAAAGGACAAGATGTCAGCCCTGGCCGCCTACTTCGTATGA
- the TOP3B gene encoding DNA topoisomerase 3-beta-1 isoform X2, which produces MKTVLMVAEKPSLAQSIAKILSRGSMSSHKGLNGTCSVHEYTGTFAGQAVRFKMTSVCGHVMTLDFLGKYNKWDKVDPAELFSQAPTEKKEANPKLNMVKFLQVEGRGCDYIVLWLDCDKEGENICFEVLDAVLPVMNQAHGGEKTVFRARFSSITDTDICNAMARLGEPDHNEALSVDARQELDLRIGCAFTRFQTKYFQGKYGNLDSSLISFGPCQTPTLGFCVERHDKIQSFKPETYWVLQAKVNTDKDRSLLLDWDRVRVFDREIAQMFLNMTKLEKEAQVEATSRKEKAKQRPLALNTVEMLRVASSSLGMGPQHAMQTAERLYTQGYISYPRTETTHYPENFDLKGPLRQQANHPAWADTVKRLLAEGINRPRKGHDAGDHPPITPMRSATEAELGSEAWRLYEYITRHFIATVSYDCKYLQSSISFRIGPEHFCCTGKTVISPGFTEIMPWQSVPLEESLPTCQRGDTFAVSEVKMLEKQTSPPDYLTEAELITLMEKHGIGTDASIPVHINNICQRNYVVVESGRRLKPTNLGIVLVHGYYKIDAELVLPTIRSAVEKQLNLIAQGKADYRQVLGHTLDVFKRKFHYFVDSIAGMDELMEVSFSPLAATGKPLSRCGKCHRFMKYIQAKPSRLHCSHCDETYTLPQNGTIKLYKELRCPLDDFELVLWSSGSRGKSYPLCPYCSNHPPFRDMKKGMGCNECTHPTCQHSLSMLGIGQCVECESGVLVLDPTSGPKWKVACNKCNVVAHCFENAHRVRVSADTCSACEAALLDVDFNKAKSPLPGDETQHTGCVFCDPIFQELVELKHAASCHPMHRGGPGRRQGRGRARGRRPTGKPSARRPKDKMSALAAYFV; this is translated from the exons ATGAAGACCGTGCTCATGGTTGCAGAAAAGCCGTCCTTGGCCCAGTCCATTGCCAAAATCCTCTCTCGAG GGAGCATGTCCTCACACAAAGGGCTGAACGGAACATGCTCAGTGCACGAGTACACCGGGACCTTCGCTGGCCAGGCAGTCCGCTTCAAGATGACGTCCGTCTGTGGTCATGTGATGACCCTGGATTTCCTGG GAAAGTACAACAAGTGGGACAAGGTGGACCCGGCAGAGCTGTTCAGCCAAGCCCCaacagagaagaaggaagctAACCCCAAGCTGAACATGGTGAAGTTCCTGCAG gtggagggcagaggctgcGACTACATCGTGCTGTGGCTGGACTGCGACAAGGAAGGGGAGAACATCTGCTTCGAG GTCCTGGATGCCGTGCTGCCTGTTATGAATCAGGCCCACGGGGGCGAGAAGACAGTGTTCCGGGCCAGATTCAGCTCCATCACGGACACGGACATCTGCAACGCCATGGCCCGCCTGGGTGAGCCCGACCACAATGAGGCCCTCTCAGTGGACGCCCGACAGGAGCTGGACCTGCGCATTGGCTGCGCCTTCACCAG GTTTCAGACTAAATATTTCCAGGGGAAATATGGCAACCTAGATAGCTCCCTCATCTCGTTTGGGCCATGTCAAACCCCGACCCTGGGATTCTGCGTGGAGAGACATGACAAGATCCAGTCCTTCAAACCAGAGACCTACTGGGTGCTGCAGGCCAAG GTTAACACCGATAAAGACAGATCTCTCCTTTTGGACTGGGACCGCGTGCGAGTGTTCGACCGGGAGATTGCACAGATGTTTTTAAACATGACAAAGCTGGAGAAGGAAGCCCAG GTGGAGGCCacaagcaggaaagaaaaggccAAGCAGAGGCCCCTGGCCCTGAACACCGTGGAGATGCTGCGTGTGGCCAGCTCTTCTCTGG GCATGGGGCCGCAGCATGCCATGCAGACCGCCGAGCGGCTCTACACTCAAGGCTACATCAGCTACCCACGGACTGAGACCACCCACTACCCCGAGAACTTTGACCTGAAGGGCCCTTTGCGGCAGCAGGCCAACCACCCAGCCTGGGCCGACACG GTGAAGCGGTTGTTAGCAGAAGGTATCAACCGCCCACGGAAAGGCCATGATGCTGGTGACCATCCCCCCATCACCCCCATGAGGTCTGCCACAGAGGCCGAATTAG GGAGTGAGGCGTGGCGGCTCTACGAGTACATCACCAGACACTTCATCGCCACAGTTAGCTATGACTGCAAGTACCTCCAGAGCAGCATCTCCTTCAGGATCGGGCCTGAGCACTTCTGCTGCACAGGGAAGACCGTCATCTCACCAG GCTTCACGGAGATCATGCCCTGGCAGAGCGTGCCCCTGGAGGAGAGCCTTCCCACCTGCCAGAGGGGCGACACCTTCGCTGTGAGCGAGGTGAAGATGCTGGAGAAGCAGACAAGCCCACCTGACTACCTGACGGAGGCCGAGCTCATCACACTCATGGAGAAGCATGGCATTG GGACAGATGCCAGCATCCCTGTGCACATCAACAACATCTGCCAGCGCAATTACGTCGTCGTGGAGAGCGGGCGCCGGCTCAAGCCCACCAACCTGGGTATCGTCCTGGTGCACGGCTACTACAAGATCG ACGCAGAGCTGGTGCTCCCCACCATCCGGAGCGCAGTGGAGAAGCAGTTGAACCTGATCGCCCAGGGCAAGGCCGACTACCGCCAGGTCCTGGGCCACACCCTGGACGTCTTCAAGAGGAAGTTCCACTACTTCGTGGACTCCATCGCCG GCATGGATGAGTTGATGGAGGTGTCTTTTTCACCCCTGGCGGCCACAGGCAAGCCGCTCTCCCGCTGCGGGAAGTGCCACCGGTTCATGAAGTACATCCAG GCCAAGCCAAGCCGCCTGCATTGCTCCCACTGCGACGAGACCTACACCCTCCCCCAGAACGGCACCATCAAACTCTATAAGGAGCTCCGGTGCCCGCTGGACGACTTTGAGCTGGTCCTATGGTCATCGGGCTCCCGGGGCAAGAGCTACCCTCTGTGTCCCTATTGCTCCAACCACCCGCCCTTCCGAGACATGAAGAAAG GCATGGGCTGCAACGAGTGCACGCACCCCACCTGCCAGCACTCGCTGAGCATGCTGGGCATTGGCCAGTGCGTGGAGTGTGAGAGTGGGGTGTTGGTGCTGGACCCCACCTCAGGCCCCAAGTGGAAGGTGGCCTGCAACAAGTGCAACGTGGTAGCACACTGCTTCGAGAACGCCCACCGCGTGCGGGTGTCCGCCGACACCTGCAGCGCCTGCGAGGCTGCCCTGCTCGACGTGGACTTCAACAAGGCCAAGTCCCCACTCCCAGGTGATGAGACGCAGCACACGGGCTGTGTTTTCTGCGACCCCATCTTCCAGGAGCTGGTGGAGCTGAAGCATGCAGCCTCCTGTCACCCCATGCACCGCGGtgggccagggaggaggcagggccgaGGGCGGGCCCGGGGCCGGAGACCCACAGGGAAGCCCAGTGCCAGGCGGCCAAAGGACAAGATGTCAGCCCTGGCCGCCTACTTCGTATGA